The genomic DNA TGTGATCCGTACCTTCTTCCAAGACTCAAGACGTTCTGCCGTCTGTGGACGGGTCACCGTCTGCTTGTCCACGAACCGGTCGATGAGACGAAGACCTCCCTCATCCTTCTGGGTCACCCCATACCAGCTCACAAACGCCATCTCATAAATATCGGGATCGGCCTTCATCAGCTCCATCTTGGAAAGATAATGATGATATAGCTCCTCCATATGCGGTGATTGCGTCGTCGCAATGAAATCATACGCCTGTGCCTGAAGCACATCCAGCTCCTGCTTCACCAGCGCATCGATATCGATGGCATTTTCTTTTCCATGACATTTCTTATATTTTTTCCCGCTACCGCATGGGCAAGGTTCATTTCGTCCAACTGTATTCATTCCTGTTACCTCATTCATTGTTGTTACCTCCAAAATAGTTCACGACCTTCACACAAACATTCATTATATAACAAGTAAGCCTTACTATAAACCGTTTTAACGCAAGAAAAAAGAACCAGCCCCTGTTCCAGGCCGGTTCCCGTCTCCTCAACGTCCCTGATTTTTCATGAAATCGAGGACATCGAGGTCGATATAGCTTTCATCCTGCTCCCGCATCTCGAAGTTCTCTGTATGAAGATAATCCGTCAGGCTCTGCTGCAGCGACTTCTTAGGGTCCTTGTACCCTAAGCGCGTGAGTTCCCTGTCCAATTCATCACGGAGCGTCCCTTCAATCAGGACGACCCTACCGGAATCGGACGGTTTGAAGTAGAGCTGGTGCATGCGGAAAATCCGTTGAAGCTCCTCGATTGGCGATGGATGGTCGTCCACGCGAAGATCGATGTAGCGATCATTGAATCCTCCGTAGCCACCCTCTTCTTTTACGACGAGAAGGGCAGCAGACTGCATCCCCCTCGAGTCCCCACCCGCATCCTGTCCGGCACTCAGGGCGGTGAGAAGCCTATCGGCAAGGGTGCCGGGTGCTGCTTCGAACGTATCGAGCATCGCTTGGACCGTTTGTTCATCCACGAGGATATTCCCCTGAACGGCCACATGCTTCCCTGTCATCCCCCAGCCCAGGCATAACAGCCTTCTCCTGTATACGTGGCCGGATTGCCATGGGCGTCGATGATTCCTACCTGGCGCAGATGGCGTTCAGGATCGTCTTTCGTGATGATCTCCAAGGCTTCCTCTGCCGTCTTCCCTTCTTCGAGGAGACGGAGCGCTTCGGGACCATATGCGGTATTGGCATAGGACTGGGTGGCGATGGCGCCGATGCCCGCTTTCGCAAACGGGACGACGGAGCCGACGGCCAGGAATTTGGACTGGACGGCGATGCCCCATTCCTGGGTTTCGGGGTCGTGGGCGATGATGGAGTAGGTCATGAGTGGGTTCCTCCTTTATGGTGGGTTGTGCAGATCATGTCATTTAGGATTATGTGTACGTCATGCTACACCGTTTAGCGTGCTGGCCGGACGCCGTCTCGTAAACGGAAAGGGTCCTGCGGTCTGATGAGACCGCAGGACCCTTGGCTATTCATTAATGCGTTTCGATCAGGCCGTACTTGCCGTCTCTACGCTTGTATACGATATTGGTTGCATTCGTCTCCGCATCCGTGAAGATGAAGAACGTGTGCCCGAGCATATTCATCTGAAGGATCGCTTCCTCGCTGTCCATCGGCTTCAGATTGAAATTCTTCGTACGCACTACTTCCGTGTCATCCTCGAGCTCATCCACCTCAGGCTCTGCCACCCCGTTCGGTGCCACATTCCCAAGATCCTCCTGAGCCGCAAAGAACTCCTTCGGACTGCCCTTCTCACGCATCTTGCGGTTCACCCGCGTCTTATGCTTACGGATCTGACGCTCAAGCTTATCGACTATTAAATCGATCGCCGCATACATATCCGTGTTCCGCTCTTCCGCGCGAAGCACCAGATTCGGCATCGGGATCGTCACTTCCGTCTTCGTATTTTTATCAGGATAGACTTTCAAGTTAACGTGCACATTTGCATCAGGAGTTTCATTGAAATAACGTTCCAACTTACTGATTTTCTTCTCCACGTGCTCTCGAATAGCTGGAGTTACCTCAATGTTCTCGCCACGAATGTTGTAATTCAACATGTAAACTCCTCCTTTAAAAATAAAGCTATGTTGTATATATTCTGCATTCCCTTTCGTATTCCTGCTTAAACTTTCTTAATTATTTGTCAATATTGTGGAGGTGGTGTAGAAAATGGTAGATTGGTGGCGGGGATTTGGGGATTGGGGCGGGTTGTTGTGGAGTAGATTGGCGGGGTTTGTCGAGGATTGGTGGATTATCGCCTTTTTGTGCCTGGCACCTTGTTGCCTTTTTGTGCCTGGCACCTTGTTGCCTTTTTGTGCCTGGCACCTTTTTGCCTTTTTGTGCCTGGCACCTTTTTGCCTTTTTGTGCCTGGCTCACTCAAAATGTATCTAAATGCTTTATTAGATATTCCATTCATTAATCTTCCGCCGGGTTTCTACAAATAATTGATATTTATGATGAGGATCCTCACCCAGTAACGATAGAATCTTATCTGTGTGTATGATTGTTGACTTAGATGGAGCAAGGAAGGCTCCGTAACTACTCCACAGGTAATCTTCCGGTAGTTTCGTATAGTTTGCTTTTACAGGGTTGAGGTGAATGTAGGCACTTGTGTCGAGGAGTTGCTTGTGGTTGCGGATTTGTTTTGAATAGAATCTGCCTTGAAACAGGTGACCGACGTAGTCATAACGGTGGTTGAAGTAACGGGCATAGACGGAGTGAAGGTAATGGATTAAATCAGTGGGGGTATGGTTTATCGTGCCGAGGATAAGATGAAGGTGGTTAGGCATAAGACAGTAAGCGTGGAGATCTGAGGGGTAACGTTGAAGAGCCTTTTGTAGAAGTTCCATGTAATGTTGATAGTCCTTTTTGTCTCTGAACAAGTTGCTTTTCCGATTTCCTCTTGCAGTAATATGATAGGTAGCACCGGGTATCCAAATTCTTTTCGGTCTTGGCATATCATTCTCCTTTCAAACTAAGTTAGGTTTTGTATTCGACAACTTTCCACAAAACCCTCCAAATGAAACGAAAAAAACCTCCCAATCAAGAGAGGTCTAATTCCGTTTATCGTAAAACATTCCATCCGTTTGCATGGATTCATATGGATTAGTATATTTCTGAACGGTCGTTTTGGTTTTACTGACGCCATTCATATCCCGCTTTATATCAATCTTCAAACCTGCCAGCTTTTGATCAATCTGTTTGTTCCATAGTACGATTTCTCTTCCCATACGCTGTTCCTCTAAAGAGTACGGTGGAGTGATTGAGGGCAGAAGCTGCTCTCTTTTGTCCAGAAGGACTTCAATTGACTCGATTCTGGAGTCACGCTCCTCCTGCCCTTCAAATAGGTCTTTCAGCTGTTTCGTAAGCGCGTGGCACTGGAGGACAGAGCTCATTATGCTTGTCCGCCTTGACCGGCGTATTGTTTTTGTCTATTCATTTGAATAGCTTGTTTCCATGTATTACGGAAATCGGTGACGAGTCCTTCGACTTCTTCCAGAATGGACAGGTCATTTTTTATGTTGGCTTCTGTCAGCCTACGGTTGATATATTCGTAGAGTGATAAGAGATTGGCAGAGATGTTGACATTTGTGTCCAAGGTGACCATGAGTTCATTGATGATGGCCTGGACCTTTTGAATGTTGGTGTTCTTTACCTCGATGTTTTTATCGGTCATGGCTTGTTTGGCGATGTGAAGAAACTTCAGGCAGCCGTTATACAGCATGAGAGTGAGCTCTCCCGGTGCTGCCGTGTTGACTGAGTTGTTCTGGTAGGCTGCGTAAGGGTTGTTGATTGCCATGGTGACACTCCTTTATTTCAATTATGAGAACTGTTGCATGAGATAAGCAGACTGGGAATTTGCTCGTTGTACCGCTTTCTCCATGGCGGTGAATTGGCTCCAATAGCGGCTTTCAACTTGCTTCATTCTATCTTCGAATCGAGAAATTTGAGAATCCATGTTTTTAAGCAGCTTCCCTATGGAAAACGTATCGTTAACTGCTGACGTTTTCCCCGCTTTCTTTTCGACACTTTCCATGGTCGATTTTAAGGTATCCCTCATTCGACGAGCAATGCCTTGTTCAACTGAAGTCGATCCATTCTTGGCAAATAGTTCATAGATAGCGTTAGGATCTTTAGAAATTGCCTCTTTAAGCTTGGATTCATTAATGATCAGTTTACCCCTATCAAGATAGTTACTAGATGTGGTAATCCCAATTTGAGAAAGCTGGTTAGTATCCTTCGTTCCACCAGATACGGATGTGTATAAATCAGTACGCATCTTGTTCAATCCAGATGAAAGCACTGAATCGTTGCGGAGTGTCCCGCTGCGTGCTTTTTCTTCCCACAATTTGATTTCATCTTCTGACATGTCCTTCTTCTGTTCTGCAGTCAAAGGCTGGTAGTCACGGAATTTCTTCTCATTTACCTCTCCGTTGACCTTCTCGATAAGCTTATTATACTCATCTACAAACTTAACGATAGACTCCATGATCTTGTCAACATCAGGAGCTGAGGAGAATGTTACATTCGTATTGGAGGCATTTTTAAGAGTGATCTCTACCCCATTAATGACAAAGGTATTGGATGATCTCTCTGTCTGCATACCGTTATATGTGAATATAGCGTTCTCTCCTCTTGACCCTCTTCCAGCATTTGCTGCCGCTATATTAGTAGAATCGATGCCCATTTGGCTAAAGAATTCCCCTTCAAGCTGAATTTCCGCCTCAGTGCCGCTGTTTCCACTGTTTTTACTCATGACAGACATTTGCTTTGTCTTCTCATCAAAAAACATCGTAACGCCTGTTTTTGAATTTATTTTTGAAAGAAGGCTCTCCATGGTATCTGCAGTTGGATCAAAGGTCACTTCTGTAAATTTATCCGGCATTGTACCGTCTTTGTTAATCGTTTTTACTCTAATCGTTTGTTCTCCTGATAAGCCCAATGAATCACTAAGCTTCTTTTTTGGATCAAAACTTCCGTCCACGGCCCGGCCGAACATCGTGGCTGAAGTCGCCAGTTTTTCCACCTTGATGGTACCGTTAAAGTCAGAAGTGGATGCGAGGTTCTTAACAGAAATGTCGTTGGGATTTGAGACATTCACTGTTTTTTGAATATAAGTCGACTGCTTCATGACCCCATCAAAGATCAAATTGCTAAAATTGAGCATGAGACTATTCACATCACGGTAATCATCCCGCTGCCATTCAAGGTACTGCTTCTTCTGGTTCAGTTTATCTAAAGGAATACGCTCCGCCTTCATCAGGTCGCTGATGATCTGGTCTGTATCCATACCGCTGGCGAGTCCGCCTACTCTCATAGCCATGAGTCACACTTCCTTTTCTTATCCTTTTTTATCCACTAGCAAGCCCATGAATTCAGCCATATCTGCATGCATATCCAAGAATTTTTTTGCAGGAATTTCCTTTACGACCTCTTGAGTGATATCGTCTACGATTGTCACATAATACTCGTTAAGTCGATCATGGTATTTAAATTTGAGATGTGTATTCGCAGATGAAACAACTTCATTCATTCCGCTCACAGCATTTTGCAGGGACTTTTTTAAGACAGGTTTCTCTAATGGTGTGGATTCTTGCTGCTTCTCTTCTACCCTTGCATTCTGTATTAACTGGTTCATGAAATTGTTCACTTTCTGCTGTGTATGTACGCCTATTGCTCCACCTGTCATGATTAAAAAATCCTCCTGATCTTTATAGGAATTATATCGGATTAAATATTGTAATAGTTTAGGTTAAACTTAGATAGGTATTCTCGCAGTAAAAAATAAAATTCTTACTAATCGCTACCACACAGGGATATACGACAATAAGAATTTAATAAAAAATATTTAGTTTTTAACTAATAATGAATAAGAACCCAAATTATTAAGTTTATTTTCTTTCAAGAAATTATAGACCTTGTTTAAATATGCTTTGTTATGACCTATATTTCTAGCAAACGATTGAATAAAAGAAACAATATCTTGATCACTGAAAGAATCTTCCAAACTACTTTTAATACCGATCAAATGTAACTTTATTAAAGAATAATGCAAAATCAAATAACTATATTCCTTTAAATAATCCCCCTCTGTGTTCAATGGAAACATCGTTTGAAATACGTAGTTTACTACATAATTTTCAAAAATATATTCATAATTCTCTTCTTCTTTTCTAAAATGTTCCAAGCTAATGTTATAATTTTTAAAATTTTCTTCACCAGAGTTTTCATTAGAATATTTTATACCGTTTAAAAATTTAGAGTAATACTCCTTAAACCTCGGATGATGAATTCCTTCAATGCTTCTTGATTCCGTAATAAGTTTTAATACTTTAAATTGCATCTCTAAGTTAACTGGAACGTTTTTAAATAAATCTGACACATTTCCTGCTACCAGATTATTCTTAAAAGTCGATACTACACTATGTACTTGAACACTTTCATTTTTAGTTTCCTGTAGTTTTTGTACAAATAACCCTATGTATAAAAGTCGCTCCCACAGTTTAATACTTCGATTTTGAAGTACTTGTATAATAAAGTATCTGATATCCCAGTAATTCCTCTCAATACTATCTTCCTTATAAAGGTTAGTACTGAGTTCTCCATTTAAAAATGTAGTCTTCTTGTCTAGTTCGACAACTTTATAATCTATACCCTCTTTGTTTAACAATGCTAATCGAGCTATTTCTGGACAGGATACCAAACCAGATTTTTCAATACTATCGTTCAATTTGTTTATTATTCTAGGGTAGATTGCACAGGTATTACACAGATGATTTTCTCCATATTGTTGTTGAATGCCACATAGTTTTTCCTCTGTTAAAAAGCTACACTGACCCTGATCATTTAAATTCATTCTTGCAAAAAAGCTATCCTGAGAATTGGACAAGGTTTTATTTTTTGATACACCACTTTTAAATTTCTCTTTAAAATCCAAATCATTAATTTTACGATATTTTTTGTATGATTTTTTATCGATGGATATTGTCCAATTTGCACAACACGTATCCTCACACTGGGGGCCAATACAAGCGAATTTCTCCATATAAATCGGTTGTAAAGTTTTCATTGTACCGAACTCCTTTTAAAAAAAGAAAGAGCTTGATAAACAAGCTCCTTCTCTGAAATAGATTAACGAAGTAATTGTAGAACACCTTGAGGCTGTTGGTTCGCTTGTGCCAACATCGCTTGTGCTGCTTGAGATAGGATTGAGTTTTTGGTTTGGTCCATCATCTCTTTTGCCATATCTACGTCGCGAATACGAGATTCAGCAGCAGTTAAGTTTTCTGAAGAAGTATTCAAGTTATTAATTGTATGTTCCAAACGATTTTGTTTAGCCCCAAGTTGTGCACGCTCATCAGAAACTTTGGCAATTGCTTTATCAATTGTGTCTACTGCTGTAGTTGCATCTGTATGTCCACCTGAGATGTCTATAGCGTTTACTCCAAGTGCTGCTGATTGCATGTCTGCAAAAGAAACTTCTAATTTTTGGTCTTTATTAGCACCAATTTGGAATGTAAATTTACCAGCATCTCCACCAGTAACATCCAGCAAGTTTTGAGTATTGAATTGAGTAGTTGTAGCAATCCTATCAACTTCTTCTATCAGGTCTGCAACTTCTTTTTGTAATTGAGCTCTATCTTCATCTGTATTGGTATCATTACCTGCTTGAACAGCAAGCTCGCGCATGCGTTGAAGGATTGAGTGAGTTTCATTCAATGCACCTTCACCAGTTTGAATCATGGAGATAGCATCTTGAGAGTTTTTAGATGCCATATCCAACCCTCGAATTTGTCCACGCATTTTTTCAGATATTGCTAGTCCTGCAGCATCGTCGCCTGCACGGTTAATACGAAGACCAGAAGATAGTTTTTCCATAGATTTAGATTGTGCATTAGTAGCACTGTTCAACTGACGGTGCGTGTTCATTGCAGCTATATTGTGATTGATTCTCATTGTGTTATTTCCTCCTTGAAAGTGAGTTCACGTCCTTGTGAACTATATGATTTGGTTTGCCGGGGAGGTTGAGGTCGGCCGCCCTTTCCTCTTTGGCTTACATAAGTAGTATCGGTCGTTTTTCCTGGGTGTTTAGTCGTTTTAAAAAACTTTTTATTCGTTTTTCGGGAGGAGATTTAGTAGGTTTTGGATGCCTTTTGAGGCTTCGGTGTTTTGTTTTTGTATGGATACATAGACTTCCTTTCGGTGGATGTCTATATGTTTAGGAGCATCGATGCTGAGTTTGATTTGGTCTCCTTGAATAGAGACGACTTTGATTTCGATGTTGTCGCCGATTTGGATGCTTTCGCCGGTTTTCCTGGTGAGTACGAGCATGCGGTCACCCCTTTTTCCCGTCTGGCTGTGCCAGGATTTGGTGTTGGGTGCGGTAGTTCGTGTCGGTTAAGATGACTTGCTTCCCGCTTTTGTTAGCTGTGTTGATAATGATTGGTGCTTGGAGGTTAGCCGTCGATTCATTGAAAGGATTCTTTACGGTCAAGATTGCCAGGACTTGAATATCTGCGGTTGTAGGATTGCCTAGTTGTTCAAGGTTTGCCCCGTCCAGTTCAAAGTCATATTCCGAAAAATAGAGAAATGGGTTTGTTGTGATGAAAGCAAGATCGGGTGTCATAGTGGACTGGAGGATTTGGAACCAATTATTATCCTCTAAGGGTATTAGAACAAACTGCTTTTCTTCATGAAAACCGGGTACCCCTTGTGGGAATGAAAGAAGATCTTCGTCATTGACGGTGAAGCTGCCGTGATAGGCTGTTTGAATGTTCATGTGTCACATTCCTTTGTTTAAATTTTCACCTGGTGCGACCCAGTCGATTTTGAGGTCGGCATATCGCTGCATACCGATGTTTACCTTTGCTGGAGTGAAGTCGACGATCGGTTTATATGTCCGGGTATTGTTGATGACACGCTGGGGCTCAATGTTCACCCTTACGCTTCCAGGATCATAACCGATTTTGACGCTACCCGCCGAAGGGATAAAGGCTATATTAAAGTCATAGATTGGACTCGTGCTATTGCGGTCAGCCTGTTCGGCCAAGGCATTTCCACCGTTTTCGATCATCATGAGCTCATCGCCGTCTCCAGAGACTCGCTCCATGCCCTCGAGCCAGTCCTGATACCCTTGATTTGCAAAGTCTTCGATCCGCCTTCTAATTGATTTGAGATCCATATCGGCTCTGGCTTCAGTCTGATCGATGGTTAATTTAGACGGAGTGCGTTCAATATCCATCTTGGCCTGTGGTTGCTGGATGTCTACAATCGCATTTGGTTGCTGCATATCGAATTGGCCCGGAGTGGTCTCAATGGATATCGCGGCATTGGTTGATTGGATCCGGATTT from Rossellomorea marisflavi includes the following:
- a CDS encoding REP-associated tyrosine transposase yields the protein MPRPKRIWIPGATYHITARGNRKSNLFRDKKDYQHYMELLQKALQRYPSDLHAYCLMPNHLHLILGTINHTPTDLIHYLHSVYARYFNHRYDYVGHLFQGRFYSKQIRNHKQLLDTSAYIHLNPVKANYTKLPEDYLWSSYGAFLAPSKSTIIHTDKILSLLGEDPHHKYQLFVETRRKINEWNI
- a CDS encoding flagellar protein FliT, which produces MSSVLQCHALTKQLKDLFEGQEERDSRIESIEVLLDKREQLLPSITPPYSLEEQRMGREIVLWNKQIDQKLAGLKIDIKRDMNGVSKTKTTVQKYTNPYESMQTDGMFYDKRN
- the flaG gene encoding flagellar protein FlaG, with the protein product MTGGAIGVHTQQKVNNFMNQLIQNARVEEKQQESTPLEKPVLKKSLQNAVSGMNEVVSSANTHLKFKYHDRLNEYYVTIVDDITQEVVKEIPAKKFLDMHADMAEFMGLLVDKKG
- the fliB gene encoding flagellin lysine-N-methylase, with the translated sequence MKTLQPIYMEKFACIGPQCEDTCCANWTISIDKKSYKKYRKINDLDFKEKFKSGVSKNKTLSNSQDSFFARMNLNDQGQCSFLTEEKLCGIQQQYGENHLCNTCAIYPRIINKLNDSIEKSGLVSCPEIARLALLNKEGIDYKVVELDKKTTFLNGELSTNLYKEDSIERNYWDIRYFIIQVLQNRSIKLWERLLYIGLFVQKLQETKNESVQVHSVVSTFKNNLVAGNVSDLFKNVPVNLEMQFKVLKLITESRSIEGIHHPRFKEYYSKFLNGIKYSNENSGEENFKNYNISLEHFRKEEENYEYIFENYVVNYVFQTMFPLNTEGDYLKEYSYLILHYSLIKLHLIGIKSSLEDSFSDQDIVSFIQSFARNIGHNKAYLNKVYNFLKENKLNNLGSYSLLVKN
- the hpf gene encoding ribosome hibernation-promoting factor, HPF/YfiA family — protein: MLNYNIRGENIEVTPAIREHVEKKISKLERYFNETPDANVHVNLKVYPDKNTKTEVTIPMPNLVLRAEERNTDMYAAIDLIVDKLERQIRKHKTRVNRKMREKGSPKEFFAAQEDLGNVAPNGVAEPEVDELEDDTEVVRTKNFNLKPMDSEEAILQMNMLGHTFFIFTDAETNATNIVYKRRDGKYGLIETH
- the fliS gene encoding flagellar export chaperone FliS; translation: MAINNPYAAYQNNSVNTAAPGELTLMLYNGCLKFLHIAKQAMTDKNIEVKNTNIQKVQAIINELMVTLDTNVNISANLLSLYEYINRRLTEANIKNDLSILEEVEGLVTDFRNTWKQAIQMNRQKQYAGQGGQA
- a CDS encoding DUF6470 family protein, whose protein sequence is MNVPQIRIQSTNAAISIETTPGQFDMQQPNAIVDIQQPQAKMDIERTPSKLTIDQTEARADMDLKSIRRRIEDFANQGYQDWLEGMERVSGDGDELMMIENGGNALAEQADRNSTSPIYDFNIAFIPSAGSVKIGYDPGSVRVNIEPQRVINNTRTYKPIVDFTPAKVNIGMQRYADLKIDWVAPGENLNKGM
- a CDS encoding flagellin, coding for MRINHNIAAMNTHRQLNSATNAQSKSMEKLSSGLRINRAGDDAAGLAISEKMRGQIRGLDMASKNSQDAISMIQTGEGALNETHSILQRMRELAVQAGNDTNTDEDRAQLQKEVADLIEEVDRIATTTQFNTQNLLDVTGGDAGKFTFQIGANKDQKLEVSFADMQSAALGVNAIDISGGHTDATTAVDTIDKAIAKVSDERAQLGAKQNRLEHTINNLNTSSENLTAAESRIRDVDMAKEMMDQTKNSILSQAAQAMLAQANQQPQGVLQLLR
- a CDS encoding flagellar hook-associated protein 2 — translated: MAMRVGGLASGMDTDQIISDLMKAERIPLDKLNQKKQYLEWQRDDYRDVNSLMLNFSNLIFDGVMKQSTYIQKTVNVSNPNDISVKNLASTSDFNGTIKVEKLATSATMFGRAVDGSFDPKKKLSDSLGLSGEQTIRVKTINKDGTMPDKFTEVTFDPTADTMESLLSKINSKTGVTMFFDEKTKQMSVMSKNSGNSGTEAEIQLEGEFFSQMGIDSTNIAAANAGRGSRGENAIFTYNGMQTERSSNTFVINGVEITLKNASNTNVTFSSAPDVDKIMESIVKFVDEYNKLIEKVNGEVNEKKFRDYQPLTAEQKKDMSEDEIKLWEEKARSGTLRNDSVLSSGLNKMRTDLYTSVSGGTKDTNQLSQIGITTSSNYLDRGKLIINESKLKEAISKDPNAIYELFAKNGSTSVEQGIARRMRDTLKSTMESVEKKAGKTSAVNDTFSIGKLLKNMDSQISRFEDRMKQVESRYWSQFTAMEKAVQRANSQSAYLMQQFS
- the fliW gene encoding flagellar assembly protein FliW → MNIQTAYHGSFTVNDEDLLSFPQGVPGFHEEKQFVLIPLEDNNWFQILQSTMTPDLAFITTNPFLYFSEYDFELDGANLEQLGNPTTADIQVLAILTVKNPFNESTANLQAPIIINTANKSGKQVILTDTNYRTQHQILAQPDGKKG
- the csrA gene encoding carbon storage regulator CsrA — its product is MLVLTRKTGESIQIGDNIEIKVVSIQGDQIKLSIDAPKHIDIHRKEVYVSIQKQNTEASKGIQNLLNLLPKNE